CTTCGCCATGCCTGAGCTGCCCGAAGTAGAAACCATGCGACGCGACCTGGAGGCCCTGGCCGACCAGGCCGTGGTCGCGCGTGTGCAAGTGCTGGATGAGAAGGTCATCCAGGGCTCAGCCCGCGCCTTCGCCCGGGGGCTGAAGGGCCGGCGCTTCGTCTCCTTCGGCCGGCGCGGCAAGGTACTGATGCTGGGCCTGGATGATGGCGCCGTGCTGCTGGCACACCCGCGCATGACCGGCCACTGGCTCGGCCTGGAGCCGGAGCATGACGTGCCGGCCCATCCCCGCGTCATCTTCCACCTCGACAGCGGACGCCGGCTGGTGTTCGACGACGCGCGGCGCTTCGGGCGGCTGGAGCTGGTGCGTGGGGACTGCGTGGGGGAGGCGTGCCTGCTGCGGAACATCGGCGAGGACGGCCTGCGCGTGGACGAGGCGGCACTGGCAGAGTGGCTTAGCCGTAAGCGCGTGGCGATCAAGGTGGCCTTGCTCGACCAGCGGGGCATCGCGGGCATTGGGAACATCTACGCCTCGGAGATTCTGCACCGTGTGGGCCTGGACCCGCGCACGCCGGCCCGCCGCGTCAAGCCGGACGAGCT
The sequence above is a segment of the bacterium genome. Coding sequences within it:
- the mutM gene encoding bifunctional DNA-formamidopyrimidine glycosylase/DNA-(apurinic or apyrimidinic site) lyase; the encoded protein is MPELPEVETMRRDLEALADQAVVARVQVLDEKVIQGSARAFARGLKGRRFVSFGRRGKVLMLGLDDGAVLLAHPRMTGHWLGLEPEHDVPAHPRVIFHLDSGRRLVFDDARRFGRLELVRGDCVGEACLLRNIGEDGLRVDEAALAEWLSRKRVAIKVALLDQRGIAGIGNIYASEILHRVGLDPRTPARRVKPDELRGIARETERVLGESIEYRGTTLMNYRTANGDQGAFRRKLRVYGHEGEPCRRRGCEGTIQRIVQVGRSTYFCSHCQRTGRKRQA